From one Thermovirga sp. genomic stretch:
- a CDS encoding glycine/sarcosine/betaine reductase complex selenoprotein A, with protein sequence GSSDAEGAEIYAETVTNGDPTFAGPLAGVPLGLAVYHVFEQDIRDEADPSAWADQIGMMEMVLETESLANAVKGVREQYGKYTL encoded by the coding sequence TGGGCTCGTCCGATGCCGAGGGAGCCGAGATATACGCAGAAACGGTGACCAATGGCGATCCCACCTTCGCAGGTCCACTGGCAGGAGTCCCGTTGGGGCTCGCGGTATACCACGTTTTCGAACAGGATATCAGGGACGAGGCGGATCCTTCGGCCTGGGCCGATCAGATCGGGATGATGGAGATGGTCCTCGAAACGGAGAGCCTCGCCAACGCCGTCAAGGGAGTTCGCGAACAGTACGGAAAGTACACCCTTTAG